A region from the Benincasa hispida cultivar B227 chromosome 8, ASM972705v1, whole genome shotgun sequence genome encodes:
- the LOC120084095 gene encoding uncharacterized protein LOC120084095: protein MPLSIFKKLGIGEAQPTSVTLQLTDRTIKYPEGKIEDVLVKVDNFIFPADFIIPDYEAGRDVPTILGRPFLATGKVLIDVHKGELTMCVDNQKVKFNVLNALKFLDSEKCQLNIIELPGEEATQVCEVLALEENMKEPELPSLSERGRNQRVHH, encoded by the coding sequence ATGCCACTctcaatcttcaagaaattgggAATTGGTGAAGCACAACCCACTTCTGTAACTCTTCAACTCACTGATAGGACGATCAAGTACcctgaaggaaagattgaagatgttctgGTAAAAGTTGACAACTTCATATTCCCCGCAGATTTCATCATCCCAGACTATGAAGCAGGTAGGGATGTACCAACTATTCTTGGACGACCCTTTCTAGCCACTGGGAAAGTATTAATAGACGTGCATAAGGGAGAATTGACCATGTGCGTAGACAATCAGAAagtgaagtttaatgtgttaaacGCATTAAAGTTCCTGGATAGTGAAAAATGTCAACTGAACATAATAGAGTTGCCTGGAGAGGAAGCGACTCAAGTTTGCGAGGTCCTCGCAttggaagaaaacatgaaagaacCTGAGTTaccaagtctgagtgagcggGGACGAAACCAACGCGTCCATCATTAG